One Ictalurus furcatus strain D&B chromosome 25, Billie_1.0, whole genome shotgun sequence DNA window includes the following coding sequences:
- the LOC128601283 gene encoding flavin-containing monooxygenase 5-like isoform X1 translates to MARRVAVIGGGCSGLTCIKCCLDEDLEPVCFESSDDIGGLWRFKETPEAERSSMYRSLVVNTSKEMMCFSDFPMPAHYPNYMHHSMFLNYLRLYAEHFDLLKYIHFQTTVLSVRQRHDFSHTGQWEVVTENRDGHKETQVFDGVFACSGSFTHPVTPLSAFPGIETFPGKCCHSWEYKDPHPFHGKRVVVIGIGNSGGDIAVEISRVAERTFLSTRDGAWIVSRSSTRGLPLDMQLTRLNSLLMQVLPRALLNWALERFYNQKFNHRLYGLQPSHSQPPITNDDLPERILQGALQVKPNVREFRGSTVVFDDEAVEDGIDAVVFCTGYRASFPYLLSSKYNDPAGEMSLYRRVFPLYIERPTLAFLGLLTSFGPLMPIMEMQARWATRVFAGLNQLPPLSIMHKITEKDWKANMKRYSCPKKAVHFVDYIPYLDSIAREIGVHPNCLWLFLTDPGLGLRVLFGPCTPYQFRLRGPGQWDGARQAILTQWERVTQPFKTRPIPEHKTSRLRYWLSLAGGVMVIFALIELQKRNKPFFST, encoded by the exons GAGACACCAGAGGCTGAACGCTCCAGCATGTACCGCTCACTGGTTGTAAATACCTCAAAAGAGATGATGTGCTTTAGTGATTTCCCCATGCCAGCACACTATCCAAACTACATGCACCACTCCATGTTCCTGAACTATCTACGGCTGTATGCTGAGCACTTTGACCTGCTCAAGTACATTCACTTCCAG ACAACAGTGCTCAGTGTGAGACAGAGGCATGACTTCTCTCACACAGGACAGTGGGAGGTGGTAACTGAAAACAGAGATGGACACAAAGAAACACAGGTGTTTGATGGGGTGTTTGCGTGTTCGGGAAGCTTCACACACCCTGTTACACCCCTCTCAGCGTTTCCTG gAATAGAAACGTTTCCAGGGAAGTGCTGCCATAGTTGGGAATATAAGGATCCACATCCATTCCATGGGAAGAGGGTGGTGGTTATTGGCATTGGCAACTCTGGTGGAGACATTGCTGTGGAGATCAGTAGAGTGGCAGAAAGA ACTTTTCTGAGCACGCGCGATGGAGCATGGATTGTGAGCCGTTCATCTACTAGAGGCCTGCCTTTGGACATGCAACTTACACGTCTGAACAGCCTTCTGATGCAAGTGCTTCCTCGAGCTCTGCTCAACTGGGCATTAGAGAGATTCTACAATCAGAAATTTAACCACAGGCTGTACGGACTTCAGCCCAGCCACAG CCAACCACCCATTACAAATGATGACCTACCAGAACGCATCCTTCAGGGGGCACTGCAGGTGAAACCAAACGTGCGAGAGTTCCGAGGCTCGACTGTTGTATTTGATGACGAGGCAGTTGAAGATGGGATAGATGCAGTTGTCTTCTGTACAGGATACAGGGCAAGCTTCCCATACTTACTGTCTTCAAAGTACAATGATCCTGCGGGGGAAATGAGCCTCTACAGAAGAGTCTTCCCTCTGTACATAGAGCGCCCCACACTGGCCTTTTTGGGGTTACTCACTTCCTTTGGACCGCTAATGCCTATAATGGAAATGCAGGCACGATGGGCCACCCGAGTCTTTGCAG GTTTAAACCAACTTCCTCCCCTATCAATTATGCATAAGATCACTGAGAAAGACTGGAAGGCAAATATGAAAAG ATACTCTTGTCCAAAGAAAGCTGTTCACTTTGTGGACTATATCCCTTACTTGGATTCCATCGCACGGGAAATCGGTGTGCATCCCAACTGCTTGTGGCTGTTCCTGACCGATCCTGGTTTGGGTTTGAGGGTTCTGTTCGGCCCCTGCACCCCATACCAGTTTCGGCTGCGTGGGCCGGGTCAGTGGGACGGGGCTCGTCAGGCAATCCTCACCCAGTGGGAGCGTGTAACCCAGCCATTCAAGACACGCCCCATTCCAGAGCACAAAACTTCTAGACTACGTTACTGGCTGAGTCTGGCAGGAGGGGTGATGGTGATTTTTGCTCTCATTGAATTGCAGAAGAGAAATAAACCTTTCTTCAGTACCTGA
- the LOC128601283 gene encoding flavin-containing monooxygenase 5-like isoform X2, translated as MARRVAVIGGGCSGLTCIKCCLDEDLEPVCFESSDDIGGLWRFKTTVLSVRQRHDFSHTGQWEVVTENRDGHKETQVFDGVFACSGSFTHPVTPLSAFPGIETFPGKCCHSWEYKDPHPFHGKRVVVIGIGNSGGDIAVEISRVAERTFLSTRDGAWIVSRSSTRGLPLDMQLTRLNSLLMQVLPRALLNWALERFYNQKFNHRLYGLQPSHSQPPITNDDLPERILQGALQVKPNVREFRGSTVVFDDEAVEDGIDAVVFCTGYRASFPYLLSSKYNDPAGEMSLYRRVFPLYIERPTLAFLGLLTSFGPLMPIMEMQARWATRVFAGLNQLPPLSIMHKITEKDWKANMKRYSCPKKAVHFVDYIPYLDSIAREIGVHPNCLWLFLTDPGLGLRVLFGPCTPYQFRLRGPGQWDGARQAILTQWERVTQPFKTRPIPEHKTSRLRYWLSLAGGVMVIFALIELQKRNKPFFST; from the exons ACAACAGTGCTCAGTGTGAGACAGAGGCATGACTTCTCTCACACAGGACAGTGGGAGGTGGTAACTGAAAACAGAGATGGACACAAAGAAACACAGGTGTTTGATGGGGTGTTTGCGTGTTCGGGAAGCTTCACACACCCTGTTACACCCCTCTCAGCGTTTCCTG gAATAGAAACGTTTCCAGGGAAGTGCTGCCATAGTTGGGAATATAAGGATCCACATCCATTCCATGGGAAGAGGGTGGTGGTTATTGGCATTGGCAACTCTGGTGGAGACATTGCTGTGGAGATCAGTAGAGTGGCAGAAAGA ACTTTTCTGAGCACGCGCGATGGAGCATGGATTGTGAGCCGTTCATCTACTAGAGGCCTGCCTTTGGACATGCAACTTACACGTCTGAACAGCCTTCTGATGCAAGTGCTTCCTCGAGCTCTGCTCAACTGGGCATTAGAGAGATTCTACAATCAGAAATTTAACCACAGGCTGTACGGACTTCAGCCCAGCCACAG CCAACCACCCATTACAAATGATGACCTACCAGAACGCATCCTTCAGGGGGCACTGCAGGTGAAACCAAACGTGCGAGAGTTCCGAGGCTCGACTGTTGTATTTGATGACGAGGCAGTTGAAGATGGGATAGATGCAGTTGTCTTCTGTACAGGATACAGGGCAAGCTTCCCATACTTACTGTCTTCAAAGTACAATGATCCTGCGGGGGAAATGAGCCTCTACAGAAGAGTCTTCCCTCTGTACATAGAGCGCCCCACACTGGCCTTTTTGGGGTTACTCACTTCCTTTGGACCGCTAATGCCTATAATGGAAATGCAGGCACGATGGGCCACCCGAGTCTTTGCAG GTTTAAACCAACTTCCTCCCCTATCAATTATGCATAAGATCACTGAGAAAGACTGGAAGGCAAATATGAAAAG ATACTCTTGTCCAAAGAAAGCTGTTCACTTTGTGGACTATATCCCTTACTTGGATTCCATCGCACGGGAAATCGGTGTGCATCCCAACTGCTTGTGGCTGTTCCTGACCGATCCTGGTTTGGGTTTGAGGGTTCTGTTCGGCCCCTGCACCCCATACCAGTTTCGGCTGCGTGGGCCGGGTCAGTGGGACGGGGCTCGTCAGGCAATCCTCACCCAGTGGGAGCGTGTAACCCAGCCATTCAAGACACGCCCCATTCCAGAGCACAAAACTTCTAGACTACGTTACTGGCTGAGTCTGGCAGGAGGGGTGATGGTGATTTTTGCTCTCATTGAATTGCAGAAGAGAAATAAACCTTTCTTCAGTACCTGA